The nucleotide sequence TCAGACCTGAGGGCAGAACTGGACTTTCTGGTCGATGCCGGTGTCGGCTGGGTCGGTATCGGCTACGGGAGCGAGGTCAACAAGCTCGACGCCATGGAGGTGGCCGAGCTGGTGTCCACGACGGTCGAACTGGCCGGCGGCCGCCTCAAGGTGCTGGGCAATGCAGATCTGCCCAGCACGCGCGGTGGAATCGCGGCCGTCCGGCGGGCGATGGACTCCGGGGCGGACGCGGTGATGGTGCGGCCGTCGGGTCTGGCCGGAGTACCGCAGTCGGAGATCGCCGCCGCGTTCGTCACCGTGGCACGAGAAACCGGCGCCCCGTTGGTGATCCAGGATGCGCCGCAGAACACCGGGGTGGAACTCAGCTCGGCCACCCTGGTCTCCATCGCACGGCGGGCACCGACCGTGGTGGCACTGAAGATCGAGCCGCCCGCTCCGGCGCCGAAGATGACGGAGATCCGCGAGCTGGCCGGGGCGGATGGGATCACCCTGATGGGGGGACTGGGCGGGGCGGGCTTCGTCCAGGAGCTCAGCCGGGGATCCGCCGGAACCATGCCGGGTCCGGCCTTCCCGGAGATCTTCCGCGGCGTGCAGGAGGCCTTCGTGGCCGGCCGGCGTGCGGAGGCCACCAGGCTGCTGTGGCGTGTTGCCCCCTTCACGATTCTGGGCTCGAGGGACATGGAATCGTTCCTGTTCATCCAGAAATATCTGCTCCGGCGTCGTGGCGTCCTCACCTCGACGACGCTCCGATCACCACACCGGTTCATCGACAGCGGGCTTCAGCAGGAGATCGACGACCTGCTGGTTGATCTGGATACCTTTGCGCTGCTGGCCCAGGCAGTGTCATGACCGTCTCGAAAATTGCCAGGGTGGCGGTCGTCGGCGTCGGCTGGTGGGCCTGCCGGCTGCACCTGGTCGCGCTCAGGGAAAATCCGGACGCTGTGGTCGTGGCGTTGTGCGACCGTGACCGGAACAGGGTCGACGAGGCCGCACGCATCTTCGACGTTCCCCTGGCCGTCACCGATGTCGGTGCCGTCATCGATGCCGGTGTCGACTGTGCGATCGTCGCGACCCCGCACGATGCGCACTGGGAGCCGGCCGCCGCGTTGCTCGATGCCGGCATCGACGTGCTGGTCGAAAAGCCGATGACCCTCGATCCCGGTCAGGCCTGGGACCTCGTCGCCAGGGCCAGGCGCACCGGTGCGCGGCTGCACGTCGGCTATCCCTTTCTCCACTCGCCTCACGTCGCGAGGCTGCGGCAGGTGCTGCATGCCGGTGAGCTGGGGGTCCCGGTGTTGAGCCAGGGACTGTTCGCCACCGGCATCCACCGATTGCTGGCGGGGGACGTGAGTAGCCAACTGGAGCACGGCGGGCTGTTCGCCTCAGCGCCTTCGACGTACTCCGATCCGCTGCGGGGCGGCGGTCAGATGAACAACCAGATGACCCATGCGGTAGCGGTGTTGTTGTCGGCTACCGGGCTGCATGCCGTGTCGGTGAGCGCCTATTCGAACTTCGCCGGCCTCCGGGTGGACCTCGCCGACTCGCTGGCGATCGAGATGAGCGACGGTTCGGTCGCCACCATCGCGACCACCGGCAGTGTGCAGTCGCATTCGTCGAGAATCGAGGAATATCGGTTCTTTGCCTCCGAGGGCCATGCGTGTCTGGACACGGTGCACGGCAGTCTCGAGATCGCAAGGGGTGGGCAGCCGCTGACGGCCGAGCCGACGCTGACCGAGGCGCAGGCCAATCCGGAGAAGGCGACGTCCATCGCACTGGTGGCGGCGGCCATCGATCCGGACCGCGCCTGCACGCTGGCGGCGCCGGGCGAGATCGGCGCTGACGTGGTAGCTCTCCTGGCTGCCGCCAGCGAGTCTGCGGTGGCCGGCAAGCCGGTGCAGGCGTTCCGGCCGCCGCGTTCCGCATGACGGTCCCGGCTCTTGCCGTGGTCGATGCCCACCATCACTGCTATGCAACGGATCTGCCCGGCGCCGCACTGATGGACCCTTACGGTCTGGCCGACCTCGCCGCGGATGCCGGGACGGCTGACGTCGATCTGGTCGGTTCGGTCCACGT is from Nakamurella sp. PAMC28650 and encodes:
- a CDS encoding dihydrodipicolinate synthase family protein; this encodes MTASDARLAGVVPILVTPFAPDGAIDVSDLRAELDFLVDAGVGWVGIGYGSEVNKLDAMEVAELVSTTVELAGGRLKVLGNADLPSTRGGIAAVRRAMDSGADAVMVRPSGLAGVPQSEIAAAFVTVARETGAPLVIQDAPQNTGVELSSATLVSIARRAPTVVALKIEPPAPAPKMTEIRELAGADGITLMGGLGGAGFVQELSRGSAGTMPGPAFPEIFRGVQEAFVAGRRAEATRLLWRVAPFTILGSRDMESFLFIQKYLLRRRGVLTSTTLRSPHRFIDSGLQQEIDDLLVDLDTFALLAQAVS
- a CDS encoding Gfo/Idh/MocA family protein, whose translation is MTVSKIARVAVVGVGWWACRLHLVALRENPDAVVVALCDRDRNRVDEAARIFDVPLAVTDVGAVIDAGVDCAIVATPHDAHWEPAAALLDAGIDVLVEKPMTLDPGQAWDLVARARRTGARLHVGYPFLHSPHVARLRQVLHAGELGVPVLSQGLFATGIHRLLAGDVSSQLEHGGLFASAPSTYSDPLRGGGQMNNQMTHAVAVLLSATGLHAVSVSAYSNFAGLRVDLADSLAIEMSDGSVATIATTGSVQSHSSRIEEYRFFASEGHACLDTVHGSLEIARGGQPLTAEPTLTEAQANPEKATSIALVAAAIDPDRACTLAAPGEIGADVVALLAAASESAVAGKPVQAFRPPRSA